A stretch of the Notolabrus celidotus isolate fNotCel1 chromosome 3, fNotCel1.pri, whole genome shotgun sequence genome encodes the following:
- the lto1 gene encoding protein LTO1 homolog — protein sequence MSGGSGAEDMFDSIVMADERFRGEGYREGFERGSRRGLLDGQRHGASHGAKLSTEISFYHGFAVTWKCLLQHNTDVKSRKRLKALDALLGQIQDSPHAEPQSTQLQIDVDKLRAKFRQVCSMLNIPADFKDFVKTSEGTSF from the exons ATGTCCGGCGGTTCTGGAGCTGAAGACATGTTTGACAGTATCGTGATGGCTGATGAAAG GTTCCGCGGGGAGGGGTACCGCGAGGGCTTCGAGAGAGGGAGCCGCAGAGGGCTGCTGGACGGCCAAAGGCACGGAGCCTCTCATGGGGCCAAACTGTCTACTGAG ATCTCCTTCTATCACGGGTTTGCTGTCACATGGAAATGTCTGCTCCAGCATAATACAGATGTGAAATCCAG GAAGCGTCTGAAGGCTCTGGATGCTCTGCTGGGTCAGATCCAGGACTCCCCTCATGCTGAGCCTCAGTCTACGCAGCTGCAAATAGAcgtggacaaactgcgagccaagTTCAGACAG GTGTGCTCCATGCTGAACATCCCTGCTGACTTCAAGGACTTCGTCAAAACGTCTGAAGGGACTTCTTTCTGA